The Neurospora crassa OR74A linkage group IV, whole genome shotgun sequence genome has a segment encoding these proteins:
- the pms-1 gene encoding DNA mismatch repair protein, translating into MASDGAIKAIDPSTIHQIQSGQVIVDLCSVAKELVENALDAGATTIDVRFKNQGLDSIEVQDNGSGISSSNYESIALKHYTSKLSNYDDLSTLQTFGFRGEALSSLCALSHFTIVTCTQKEAPKATKLEFETSGKLKSTSVVSGQRGTTVSVENLFKSLPVRRRELERNIKREWGKVVNLLNQYACIQTSVKFTVSQQPTKGKRMVLFSTKGNPTTRENIINVFGIKTMTALIAMDLRLQLKPTNTGLLAKMTAQDDDAMTEVRICGHISRPAHGEGRQTPDRQMFYVNGRPCGLPQFAKVFNEVYRSYNSTQSPFIFADIQLDTHLYDVNVSPDKRTILLHDQGQMLDNLRESLIELFELQDVTIPVSHTQLLKGSTFRGPSTVPLGSLTPAREKDSRDASEEPGSSLPSNRPENGPQGNRATRHAVNEDSDEAVSDEDNAPNTLSTGPKTRAGPCESTPANTQASNLLARWLERKSEARKQPVSAAINANDSRREKSPVEKEPQSPKRARRYDTKDAESDAEQDTAEDNEHVENNSMTQDVVDDKEMDRQELTMPSIPPPTQPPIPKGSLLSISRPPKRSAQEEVATITIGGHSITSVIGSSNKRSRLSEGMRSVSLGSSPTKGIRTVPVPSFGGRLTQLFSASGGASRGVSKDLEMTTEDVEMVDEEGKGEENEEGNETEKGVDSDDEALFVSQTKDVPAVEYDDVDEQAEHSTRENSPADEEGNGPISGQTNQSVAEGDDNGEVELSEDAPSECCHHGDDDEEYIDEDEKKAKEEKKVQEMIKAAEKKANEPTEEGEKRSQSFVKGRLKRKDLTFNLIQRLKTSEGDIRSRMEIWAKHLPRAGTASSSTQESSDGKPTIGLDAADAEEKLSLKISKSDFAKMKIVGQFNLGFIIAVREASSSHSLEHSPSQQSPAATTQEDDELFIIDQHASDEKYNFERLQSTTTVQSQRLVQPKPLTLTAVEEEIILEHLPALAANGFQVRVDTSGESAVGSRCQLLSLPLSRETTFGVADLEELIFLLGDNPTSSATTAIPRPSKVRKMFAMRACRSSIMIGRALSRPQMEKVVRHMGEMEKPWNCPHGRPTMRHLCGLGSAFGEGIKEKERGWDEWEGVERERVDWKAWVREKREDAEEGEGEGQEEEEEEEEEEEMSE; encoded by the exons ATGGCCTCAGATGGCGCCATCAAGGCTATCGACCCGAGCACG ATCCACCAGATCCAATCTGGTCAAGTCATCGTCGACCTTTGCTCCGTAGCCAAAGAACTCGTAGAAAACGCCCTAGATGCTGGAGCGACGACAATCG ATGTCCGATTTAAGAATCAAGGTCTCGATTCGATCGAAGTCCAGGATAATGGCAGCGGAATCTCATCCAGCAACTATGAATCCATCGCGCTAAAACACTACACTTCCAAACTATCCAACTACGATGACCTGTCAACCCTACAAACCTTCGGCTTCCGAGGCGAGGCTTTGTCCTCCCTTTGCGCCCTGTCACACTTCACCATCGTGACATGCACCCAGAAAGAGGCGCCAAAGGCCACCAAACTTGAGTTCGAGACATCCGGAAAGCTCAAGAGCACCAGTGTTGTTTCCGGTCAGCGAGGTACAACCGTCTCGGTCGAAAACCTGTTCAAGAGTCTGCCTGTCCGCCGCCGCGAGCTCGAAAGAAACATTAAGCGAGAATGGGGCAAGGTGGTTAACCTGCTTAACCAGTATGCCTGCATTCAAACCAGCGTCAAGTTCACAGTGTCGCAACAGCCTACCAAGGGAAAGCGGATGGTCTTATTCTCGACAAAGGGAAACCCCACCACCCGAGAAAATATCATCAACGTCTTTGGCATAAAGACAATGACTGCCCTGATCGCTATGGACCTCAGGCTGCAATTAAAACCTACCAATACTGGACTCCTGGCCAAGATGACTGCTcaggacgacgacgccaTGACCGAGGTTCGTATTTGTGGACACATCTCTCGCCCAGCTCACGGAGAAGGCCGCCAGACACCAGATCGACAAATGTTCTACGTCAATGGAAGACCGTGTGGGTTGCCTCAGTTCGCCAAGGTCTTCAATGAGGTCTATCGGTCATATAACTCGACTCAATCGCCTTTTATATTTGCTGATATTCAGCTGGACACGCACCTTTATGATGTCAATGTCAGTCCAGACAAGCGCACTATCTTGCTTCACGATCAAGGACAAATGCTGGATAACTTGAGGGAGTCTTTGATAGAGCTTTTTGAGTTGCAAGATGTCACAATCCCCGTCTCACACACTCAACTACTCAAAGGCTCAACCTTCAGGGGGCCATCAACAGTCCCCTTGGGGTCATTGACCCCGGCCCGAGAGAAAGACAGCAGGGATGCATCGGAAGAACCGGGCAGTTCTCTGCCTTCAAATAGACCTGAAAACGGACCACAGGGCAACAGGGCAACTAGGCATGCTGTCAATGAGGACTCGGATGAGGCCGTCAGCGATGAGGATAACGCGCCAAATACTCTGTCTACTGGTCCGAAAACGAGGGCTGGGCCATGCGAATCAACACCTGCTAACACACAGGCGTCAAACCTACTCGCCCGGTGGCTTGAGCGAAAGTCTGAGGCCCGAAAACAACCGGTTTCAGCTGCTATCAATGCGAATGACAGCAGAAGGGAGAAATCGCCTGTCGAAAAGGAGCCACAATCTCCGAAAAGGGCCAGAAGATATGACACAAAGGATGCCGAGTCGGACGCCGAACAGGATACTGCAGAAGACAATGAACACGTGGAGAACAATTCGATGACTCAGGACGTGGTCGATGATAAGGAAATGGATAGACAAGAACTGACAATGCCATCCATTCCACCCCCAACTCAGCCACCTATTCCAAAAGGGAGCCTCTTATCAATATCACGTCCACCGAAAAGGTCAGCACAAGAGGAGGTGGCAACGATCACTATTGGCGGTCATTCCATCACCAGCGTCATTGGTTCGTCCAATAAAAGGTCCCGACTGTCGGAGGGCATGAGGTCAGTCAGTCTTGGGAGTTCCCCAACGAAAGGGATTAGGACCGTGCCCGTGCCTTCTTTCGGTGGCCGTTTGACCCAGCTATTTTCTGCTTCGGGTGGTGCATCTCGCGGGGTATCAAAGGACCTCGAAATGACGACTGAGGATGTGGAAatggttgatgaggaagggaaaggggaggaaaACGAAGAGGGTAACGAAACAGAGAAAGGAGTGGATTCTGATGATGAAGCACTTTTCGTGAGCCAAACGAAAGATGTGCCCGCAGTCGAgtatgatgatgttgacgaACAAGCTGAACACTCAACTCGTGAAAATAGCCCAGCTGATGAAGAGGGTAATGGTCCCATCAGTGGCCAGACCAATCAAAGTGTGGCGGAGGGCGATGATAATGGCGAAGTTGAACTTTCAGAAGATGCACCTTCCGAGTGTTGTCATcatggcgacgacgacgaggagtacattgatgaagacgagaagaaggctaaagaagagaagaaggtgcAAGAGATGATCAAAGCAGCTGAGAAAAAAGCAAATGAGCCCACTGAAGAGGGCGAAAAGCGATCTCAAAGTTTTGTGAAAGGACGACTGAAACGCAAAGACTTGACTTTCAACCTTATCCAACGTCTAAAGACAAGCGAAGGCGACATCCGTTCTCGTATGGAAATCTGGGCAAAGCATCTGCCGAGAGCGGGCACAGCTTCCTCCTCTACACAAGAGAGCAGCGATGGGAAACCAACCATAGGTCTCGATGCCGCCGACGCCGAAGAGAAACTCTCACTCAAAATATCCAAATCCGACTTTGCCAAAATGAAAATCGTCGGCCAGTTCAATCTCGGCTTCATCATTGCCGTCAGGgaagcctcctcctctcatTCATTAGAGCATTCCCCTTCTCAACAAAGCCCCGCTGCCACCACCCAAGAAGACGATGaactcttcatcatcgaccAACATGCCTCAGACGAAAAGTACAACTTTGAGCGCCTccaatccaccaccaccgtgcAATCCCAGCGTCTCGTCCAGCCCAAACCGCTCACCCTCACCGCcgtcgaagaagaaattaTCCTCGAACACCTACCTGCGCTCGCGGCCAACGGGTTCCAAGTGCGCGTCGATACCTCGGGCGAGTCCGCTGTCGGTTCTCGCTGCCAGCTATTATCTCTTCCCCTTTCGCGCGAGACGACCTTCGGCGTAGCAGATTTGGAGGAACTGATCTTCCTGCTGGGGGATAACCCGACCTCGAGCGCCACCACCGCGATACCGAGGCCTTCCAAAGTGAGGAAGATGTTTGCCATGAGAGCGTGCAGGAGCAGCATCATGATCGGACGGGCGTTGAGTCGGCCGCAGATGGAAAAGGTGGTTAGGCATATGGGCGAGATGGAGAAGCCGTGGAATTGTCCGCATGGGCGGCCGACTATGAGACATCTTTGTGGATTGGGGTCGGCGTTTGGGGAAGGTatcaaagaaaaagagaggggatgggatgagtgggaaggggtggaaagggagagggtTGATTGGAAGGCGTGGGttagggagaagagggaagacgcagaggagggtgaaggagagggacaagaagaggaagaggaagaggaagaggaggaagaaatgAGTGAATAA
- a CDS encoding GPI inositol-deacylase: MRTRLAGTSEDGHLCPVEAPFPNVDFLLHQQLQQEQDVYANSTTNATASPPIAPTSVLPRPSRPSQSSAAERTSPESPSVRQSPTKRDRNPGPSSISGAGPLNLEHQSPSQQSQNQQQQQQQQQQQQQQQQQQQSFYARSRRSGNFNWKLSHSRNGSIEKPPPSFFSSSFSHSPSTPPLSLGAPANGAAHSKEMEKEEEQKFVGKRPRIRSPWAITFVTLLISILGIGFLALVLNSSFTRHIDPKGCRMSYMRPGYAKFDDFDTEHTRFASKYSLYLYRELGIENDAKVRGVPVLFIPGNAGSYKQVRPIAAEAANYFHDVLQQDESAVKAGARSLDFFTVDFNEDITAFHGQTLLDQAEYLNEAIRYILSLYLDRTRSDRDPNLPDPTSVIVLGHSMGGVVARTMLIMPNYQANSINTIITMSAPHARPPVSFDSEIVKTYKDINDYWRRAYSQQWANNNPLWHVTLVSIAGGGLDTVVPSDYASVESLVPDTHGFTVFTTSIPNVWTSMDHAAILWCDQFRKALVKAIFDVVDVNRAAQTKPRADRMRVFKRWFLTGMEEVAEKTVPSKDPSTLLTLEDNLSSVIAQGERLVLRSLGASGAVRAHLLPIPPSGSPEAKRFTLLTDHKLDVSSESGRLEVLFCSVFPMQPGQAVAGFAAQINLAGDSSASTRLACNNAASDVVTLPASLRSSQYPFSKEGEPPKTHFSYLQYDVEDIAEHQYVAVIEKTHTPTPGFVIAEFSDVSQSHRTRHISLRRLLAFGMKFRLPSSRPMVSELKVPTMQSSLLAYNLEISEQNCGKQQELFAPLIRQYLTEPYESKFFVNAREAAVSIHGVAPYVPPPLKSRSTEDGLSFQFWTDPTCASNINIKMSIDVMGSLGKLYMRYRTVFAAFPLLVVTLVLRKQFRIYDTTGVFISFSESLDLCLRQSIPLVLAFLTFLSLFIWNSSSSATANIWNWANVTSGAIDFHQNDLLIGTQDPFFWFLVPVIGLICVGICTVFNYMTLTLVHILSTAVSLLSFRPGWIRNDERRKALPLPAFYPTSPRRRMVTTAILLVLVSTLIPYQFAYLVCCLVQLTTTVRAQRLASDLRSAANSNFYNYVHSILLLMLWILPINLPILVVWIHNLAVHWLTPFSSHHNVLSIMPFIILVETLTTGKMVPRVNSRFKHFTSVLLFGIALYAAIYGVSYAYMLHYLVNLVAAWLAIVHSTSDNWSVLSGIKHISCTLFDAGNTNNVGGVNGTNNTMLAEDCKMRKEP; the protein is encoded by the exons ATGAGGACTCGGCTAGCTGGAACCTCAGAAGACGGCCATCTATGTCCTGTCGAGGCTCCTTTTCCCAATGTCGACTTTTTACTACACCAACAACTCCAACAGGAGCAAGACGTGTACGCGAACTCGACAACAAACGCGACCGCATCCCCGCCGATAGCGCCCACATCAGTCCTTCCGCGACCCTCGCGACCCTCGCAGTCCTCGGCCGCCGAACGAACTAGTCCCGAGTCGCCCTCTGTGCGCCAGTCCCCTACCAAGCGCGATCGTAATCCCGGCCCTTCCTCTATCTCCGGCGCCGGTCCGTTGAATCTCGAGCACCAGTCTCCTTCTCAACAATCGCAaaaccaacagcaacaacaacaacaacaacaacaacaacaacaacaacaacaacagcagcagtctTTCTACGCACGAAGTAGGCGGTCCGGCAACTTCAATTGGAAACTGTCACACTCTCGGAATGGATCAATAGAGAAgcctcccccctccttcttctcttcctccttttcacACTCGCCCTCCACTCCACCGCTCTCCCTCGGAGCCCCTGCGAACGGGGCCGCCCATTCGAAAgagatggagaaggaagaggagcaaaAATTTGTTGGCAAGCGACCGAGGATACGAAGTCCATGGGCCATCACATTCGTGACCCTGCTCATCTCGATTCTGGGTATCGGCTTTCTGGCCCTCGTCCTGAATTCCTCCTTCACGCGACACATTGATCCCAAGGGTTGCCGCATGTCGTACATGCGCCCTGGCTACGCTAAATTTGACGATTTCGACACGGAACATACTCGTTTCGCAAGCAAATACTCGCTATACCTTTATCGCGAACTGGGCATCGAGAATGATGCAAAG GTCAGGGGTGTTcccgtcctcttcatccccGGAAACGCCGGTAGCTACAAGCAAGTTCGACCCATCGCCGCTGAAGCCGCCAATTACTTTCACGATGTATTACAACAAGACGAATCTGCTGTCAAGGCTGGTGCTCGAAGCCTCGACTTCTTCACAGTCGACTTCAACGAGGACATTACTGCCTTCCATGGCCAGACCCTGCTCGACCAAGCCGAGTACCTGAACGAAGCGATACGATATATCCTTTCGCTTTACCTTGATCGAACTCGCTCCGACCGAGACCCCAACCTGCCAGATCCGACATCAGTTATAGTCTTGGGTCATTCAatgggtggtgttgttgccaGGACCATGCTCATCATGCCCAATTACCAGGCCAATTCCATCAACACAATCATTACCATGTCCGCCCCGCATGCTCGCCCCCCAGTTTCTTTCGACAGTGAGATTGTCAAGACGTACAAGGATATCAATGACTACTGGAGACGCGCATACTCCCAACAATGGGCTAACAACAACCCTTTGTGGCACGTCACTTTGGTTTCCATTGCGGGCGGTGGTTTGGATACCGTTGTGCCATCGGATTACGCCAGCGTCGAATCACTTGTCCCCGATACGCATGGCTTTACCGTGTTCACTACCAGCATCCCAAACGTATGGACGAGCATGGATCATGCGGCAATCTTATGGTGCGATCAGTTCCGCAAGGCTTTGGTAAAGGCAATTTTCGACGTCGTGGACGTCAACAGAGCTGCCCAGACGAAGCCAAGGGCCGACAGAATGAGGGTCTTCAAGAGGTGGTTTCTTACAGgaatggaggaggtggcggaGAAAACTGTGCCGTCCAAGGATCCTTCGACGCTGCTTACTCTCGAGGACAACCTGAGTTCCGTGATTGCGCAAGGGGAGcgcttggtgttgaggagtCTGGGCGCGAGCGGCGCAGTGCGCGCTCATCTCTTGCCCATCCCTCCGTCAGGATCGCCTGAAGCAAAGCGCTTTACCCTCTTAACCGACCACAAACTGGATGTTTCAAGCGAAAGCGGGAGGCTAGAGGTTTTGTTCTGCAGTGTATTCCCAATGCAGCCTGGCCAGGCTGTAGCAGGCTTTGCGGCTCAGATTAACCTTGCTGGGGACAGTAGCGCTTCCACAAGGTTGGCGTGTAACAATGCGGCCTCGGATGTTGTTACTCTCCCAGCATCCCTTCGATCGTCGCAGTACCCCTTCTCTAAAGAAGGCGAGCCCCCGAAAACGCATTTCTCATATCTTCAGTATGACGTTGAGGATATCGCTGAGCATCAGTACGTTGCTGTAATCGAGAAGACCCATACTCCGACCCCAGGCTTTGTGATCGCCGAATTTAGCGATGTTTCTCAGTCACATCGTACAAGGCATATCAGTCTTCGGCGGCTCCTCGCTTTCGGCATGAAATTCCGCCTCCCGTCCTCGCGACCGATGGTCTCTGAACTCAAGGTTCCCACTATGCAGTCAAGTCTGTTGGCATACAATTTGGAAATCAGCGAGCAAAACTGTGGTAAACAACAGGAGCTCTTCGCCCCGTTGATCCGACAGTATCTGACGGAGCCGTACGAGTCCAAGTTCTTCGTTAACGCAAGGGAAGCCGCAGTGAGCATTCATGGTGTGGCGCCATACGTGCCTCCGCCACTGAAGAGCAGATCGACGGAGGATGGCCTCAGTTTCCAGTTTTGGACTGATCCGACCTGCGCCTCCAACATCAATATCAAGATGAGCATTGATGTCATGGGCAGTCTGGGCAAACTTTATATGCGATACCGGACGGTATTTGCTGCGTTCCCACTGCTGGTGGTTACTCTGGTCCTGCGCAAGCAGTTCCGCATCTATGACACTACTGGCGTATTCATCTCTTTCTCTGAGAGTTTAGATCTGTGCTTGAGGCAGTCGATTCCCTTGGTTCTTGCCTTTCTCACGTTTCTATCCCTGTTCATCTGGAActcatcatcgtcggcgACTGCAAACATTTGGAACTGGGCCAATGTCACATCTGGCGCGATTGACTTTCACCAGAACGACCTCCTTATTGGAACACAAGATCCTTTCTTCTGGTTCTTGGTACCGGTAATTGGGCTCATCTGTGTTGGAATCTGCACCGTGTTCAACTACATGACTCTCACCCTTGTACACATCTTGAGCACAGCTGTCAGCCTCTTGAGCTTCCGGCCTGGGTGGATTCGCAACGACGAAAGACGCAAAGCCCTGCCGCTCCCTGCGTTCTATCCGACTTCACCAAGGCGGCGGATGgtcaccaccgccatctTGCTAGTCCTCGTTTCGACTCTGATCCCTTATCAGTTTGCATACTTGGTGTGTTGCTTGGTACAGCTGACCACCACGGTCCGGGCACAAAGACTCGCCTCAGACCTAAGATCAGCCGCCAACTCCAACTTTTACAACTATGTCCACTCTATTCTTCTGCTTATGCTCTGGATCCTTCCCATCAACCTCCCCATTTTGGTGGTCTGGATCCATAACTTGGCGGTTCACTGGCTCacccccttctcttctcatcATAATGTCCTATCTATTATGCCTTTCATCATTCTCGTGGAAACGTTGACCACGGGCAAAATGGTCCCCAGAGTGAATAGCCGATTCAAGCACTTCACTAGTGTCCTGCTATTCGGTATCGCCCTCTACGCCGCCATCTACGGCGTTTCGTACGCCTACATGCTGCACTATTTGGTCAACCTGGTAGCCGCCTGGCTGGCCATTGTTCACTCGACATCGGACAATTGGTCGGTACTTTCTGGCATAAAACACATCAGCTGCACCCTGTTCGATGCGGGAAATACCAACAATGTCGGCGGCGTTAACGGAACTAATAACACAATGCTTGCCGAGGACTGTAAAATGAGAAAGGAGCCATGA
- a CDS encoding poly(A) polymerase translates to MLSRLCRLPLRRSCHSPFFLMKRKFGDFSSPTPPPDNKPEPQAPAHLEAQASDSAKRQTIRATTPPAIVAARTRRQAVMADSAVFTDQSIPLNAVEAQLKGLLIDVAKYINESQEAAEGEKEGKNVNEPVILRWAGGWVRDKLLGTESNDIDVAINNMTGEAFALRLRDYCDADPAHRERHSIGPADVGNLHKIARNPDKSKHLETTTIKLFGLDVDLVNLRKETYTEDSRHPQVEFGTAEEDALRRDATVNALFYNLHTGKVEDFTGGMKDMERKLIRTPLEPLQTFMDDPLRVLRLIRFACRLGFTIDEETKAVMGDERVLEALKLKISRERVGVELEKMLKGPDPFSSLTYINNLSLYHTLFTDSARSDFPRPPLTSWPIAYQTLHSLSTTLATPGSIYSLLVTSPESAYFAWNLAALVPFASLPDDPPLKGGKPAPPLATQAAREGYRAPNKLTDVITASHRNRTAILAMRDLVVRPAAGDEGKKMERDRLGLAIREWDSRPGAGANWRLQVLYAVLVDVAERTTSEGKETVEDVLKEWQAFLDHLVEMDLMDAPSVKRIIDGKQLAKALGVKPGKWMGQALEVVMAWQLRNPTVSDPEGAVEEVRKRKEELGIE, encoded by the exons ATGCTTTCTCGTCTCTGCCGCTTGCCACTGAGACGATCTTGTCattctcccttcttcctcatgAAGCGCAAATTTGGCGACTTCTCCTCACCCACCCCACCACCCGACAACAAGCCCGAACCACAAGCTCCCGCTCACCTTGAAGCTCAAGCGAGCGACTCAGCAAAGAGGCAGACTATAAGAGCCACCACCCCTCCTGCCATTGTTGCTGCTAGAACCAGACGGCAAGCAGTCATGGCTGACAGCGCAGTCTTCACGGACCAGAGCATCCCGCTCAACGCGGTCGAGGCCCAGCTCAAGGGTCTCCTCATCGACGTTGCCAAGTACATTAACGAGTCTCAAGAAGCCGCcgaaggagagaaggagggcaagAACGTCAACGAGCCGGTGATTCTCCGATGGGCAGGCGGCTGGGTCCGCGACAAGCTCCTCGGGACCGAAAGCAACGACATCGATGTGGCTATCAACAACATGACAGGCGAAGCCTTCGCCCTGCGTCTGCGCGACTACTGCGATGCCGACCCGGCCCATCGGGAGCGCCACTCCATCGGTCCCGCCGACGTAGGCAATCTGCACAAGATCGCGCGCAACCCGGACAAGAGCAAGCACCTGGAGACGACTACCATCAAGCTTTTCGGGTTGGACGTCGACCTTGTCAACCTGCGCAAGGAGACGTATACCGAGGATAGCAGACACCCGCAGGTCGAATTTGGgacggccgaggaggacgcgCTGAGAAGGGATGCGACGGTTAACGCCTTGTTCTATAACTTGCACACTGGCAAGGTGGAGGATTTTACGGGTGGGATGAAGGATATGGAAAGGAAGCTGATCAGGACGCCGCTGGAGCCGCTTCAGACGTTCATGGACGACCCGCTGAGAGTGCTGAGGCTCATCAGATTTGCGTGCAGGCTTGGCTTTACAATTGACGAGGAGACAAAGGCGGTCATGGGTGACGAGAGGGTGTTGGAAGCTCTCAAGCTGAAGATTAGCAGAGAGCGAGTCGGTGTcgagttggagaagatgcTCAAGG GCCCCgaccccttctcctccctaACCTacatcaacaacctctcCCTCTACCACACGCTCTTCACCGACTCCGCCCGCTCGGACTTCCCGCGCCCTCCGCTCACCTCCTGGCCCATCGCCTACCAAACCCTCCACTCTCTCTCCACCACCCTCGCTACCCCAGGCTCCATCTACTCCCTCCTCGTCACCTCTCCAGAATCCGCCTACTTCGCCTGGAACCTCGCCGCCCTCGTCCCCTTCGCCTCTCTGCCCGACGACCCTCCCCTTAAGGGCGGCAAACCTGCCCCGCCGCTCGCCACCCAGGCGGCCCGCGAAGGCTACCGCGCGCCCAACAAGCTCACGGACGTAATCACGGCGTCGCACAGAAATCGCACGGCGATCCTCGCTATGCGCGACTTGGTCGTTCGTCCTGCTGCTGGCgatgaggggaagaagatggagagggacAGGTTGGGCTTGGCGATCCGGGAGTGGGATTCGAGACCGGGCGCAGGCGCCAACTGGCGACTGCAGGTTTTGTATGCTGTGCTCGTGGATGTTGCTGAGCGGACCACTAGTGAAGGTAAAGAGACGGTGGAGGATGTGCTAAAGGAGTGGCAAGCCTTTTTGGATCATCTGGTAGAAATGGACCTGATGGATGCGCCGAGCGTGAAGCGGATCATTGATGGCAAGCAGCTGGCAAAGGCACTGGGGGTCAAGCCAGGGAAGTGGATGGGGCAGGcgctggaggtggtgatggcgtgGCAGTTGAGGAATCCGACGGTTAGTGATCCGGAGggggcggtggaggaggttaggaagaggaaggaggagttggGGATTGAGTGA